Below is a window of Anaerolineales bacterium DNA.
ATGACCCCTTCTCTTGCCTTTTCAGATATTCAACGAATTCACGAGACAAGTTGCTAACAGGGTTCTGAAAAATGCCTTTGACAGCACCCGCCTTTTTCATCAACCTGCAAAGTCGGATACCCCATTTTCGCGCACCTGACTATCCCTGCCACCGACGCTTTTTAAGAAGGCGATCTCGTCCGCCAGGCAATCCGACATCCGGAGGATTTTTTCGCCTTGGCGGAAACAGCCGCCCTCCTCCGCCAGCAACTCCTTGTCGGAGGCGATGGTGAACTGGCCTTGCTCGAAGGTGATCGGGTGGATGATGCAGTGGAACGGCTTCCAGCGCCAGGGATGATACCCGGCGGCTTGCGAAGCGGCTTGAAGCGCGCACCGCCAATCCGCCCGGAGGAAGATGCATTCGGTGCCGCCGTAATGCGCGGGATTGGGAACGGTCGCGGTGGCGACAACCCATCCGGACGGGAAGAAATCATCCCGCTCCCGCTGCTCCCCGAACCAGGCGCGCGGATCCCGCCGCGATTCCGGCATGTATGGCAGGATGGATTCGAGGTTGGCGAGGATGTCGTTCTTTTCCAGCGGATCCACCCACACGCCGTGCAGGCAGCAGGCGCCGCGGCAT
It encodes the following:
- a CDS encoding DUF3109 family protein; amino-acid sequence: MRRCRLAECRGACCLHGVWVDPLEKNDILANLESILPYMPESRRDPRAWFGEQRERDDFFPSGWVVATATVPNPAHYGGTECIFLRADWRCALQAASQAAGYHPWRWKPFHCIIHPITFEQGQFTIASDKELLAEEGGCFRQGEKILRMSDCLADEIAFLKSVGGRDSQVRENGVSDFAG